In the Arachis ipaensis cultivar K30076 chromosome B10, Araip1.1, whole genome shotgun sequence genome, one interval contains:
- the LOC107620944 gene encoding uncharacterized protein LOC107620944 — translation MDMRYDGTKDPQEHLTAFEARMNLEGVGDAVRCRAFPVTLVGPAIRWFNAFPQGSITAFTDIFQSFLAWFMTHIAKAKHPINLLGVTQKLGEPTRKFLDKFNDECLEIDGLTDSVASLYLTNDLLNEDFRKHLTTKPV, via the coding sequence AtggacatgaggtacgacgggACTAAGGACCCTCAGGAGCACCTCACAGCTTTCGAAGCAAGAATGAATTTAGAAGGAGTAGGCGACGCGGTTAGATGCCGGGCATTCCCTGTAACGCTAGTCGGCCCAGCGATCCGATGGTTTAACGCCTTCCCACAAGGATCCATCACAGCTTTTACGGACATTTTCCAAAGCTTCCTGGCTTGGTTCATGACACACATAGCCAAGGCAAAGCACCCAATCAACTTGCTAGGGGTTACCCAAAAACTCGGGGAGCCGACCAGGAAGTTCCTAGATAAATTCAACGATGAGTGCCTGGAGATTGATGGCCTTACGGACTCAGTCGCTAGTCTCTACCTAACGAACGACCTGCTAAACGAGGACTTTAGGAAGCACCTCACTACCAAGCCTGTCTGA